Proteins from a genomic interval of Anolis sagrei isolate rAnoSag1 chromosome 1, rAnoSag1.mat, whole genome shotgun sequence:
- the PRSS35 gene encoding inactive serine protease 35, which yields MLDLLLEAQACQGASSCHRRNKDKMGCVLLLLLFSIPSFHLIHGIDVEEDFSWQLKKLPQIVKEKTFSLDTPKFEGEGKLELSGVCGIECQRTLPAPRLADLNELLSYETVFENGTRTLTEVNVLGMDPDPVANATAKGLSRRKRQVYGTDSRFSISDTRFLTNYPFNTAVKISTGCSGILISPKHVLTAAHCVHDGKDYMKGSKKLRVGLLKLKSKGSGKRRRGAARRSKREASEVEVHHVDAKRLRRRSGSSRAGRKQKTSGLDEKKSERKPSFQWTRVKSTQIPKGWLKGVTGDVAVDYDYAVLELKRPHKKKYMDLGISPASKMMPGSMIHFSGYDSDRSGQLVYRFCSVSEESNDLFYQYCDAESGSTGSGIYLRLKEPNEKKWKRKIIAIYSGHQWVDVNGEQQDYNVAVRITPLKYAQICLWINGNENCAQG from the coding sequence AAACAAAGACAAGATGGGCTGTGTTCTGCTGTTACTACTATTTTCCATTCCCTCTTTTCATCTCATTCATGGGATAGATGTAGAAGAAGATTTTAGTTGGCAGTTAAAGAAATTACCCCAGATTGTAAAGGAAAAGACTTTCTCCCTAGATACTCCTAAATTTGAAGGAGAGGGCAAGTTGGAGCTGAGTGGAGTCTGTGGGATTGAATGCCAAAGGACACTCCCAGCCCCGCGTTTGGCTGACCTGAATGAATTGCTCTCCTACGAGACCGTCTTTGAGAATGGCACAAGGACCCTGACAGAAGTTAATGTCCTTGGGATGGATCCTGATCCAGTGGCAAATGCCACTGCCAAGGGCCTGTCAAGAAGGAAGAGGCAGGTCTATGGCACAGACAGTAGGTTCAGCATTTCCGACACACGGTTTCTGACCAACTACCCTTTCAACACAGCCGTTAAGATCTCCACAGGTTGCAGTGGCATCCTGATTTCCCCAAAACATGTCCTCACAGCTGCTCACTGTGTGCACGATGGCAAAGATTATATGAAAGGCAGCAAGAAGCTGAGGGTGGGGTTGCTGAAGCTGAAATCCAAAGGCAGTGGCAAGAGACGCCGAGGTGCTGCCAGGAGGAGCAAGAGGGAGGCATCGGAGGTTGAGGTTCACCACGTTGATGCTAAACGACTTCGACGGAGGTCTGGCAGCAGTCGAGCTGGCAGAAAACAAAAGACGTCTGGGCTGGATGAGAAGAAATCTGAGCGAAAACCTTCTTTCCAGTGGACCAGAGTTAAGAGTACTCAGATCCCCAAAGGCTGGTTGAAAGGTGTAACTGGAGATGTTGCAGTAGATTATGATTATGCTGTTTTGGAACTCAAGCGTCCCCATAAAAAGAAATACATGGATCTGGGCATCAGCCCAGCTAGTAAAATGATGCCTGGAAGCATGATCCACTTTTCTGGATATGATTCTGATCGCTCTGGCCAGCTGGTCTACCGCTTCTGTAGTGTTTCGGAGGAATCCAATGATCTCTTCTACCAGTATTGTGATGCTGAGTCGGGCTCTACGGGATCAGGAATCTACCTGCGCCTTAAGGAACCCAATGAGAAAAAATGGAAGCGCAAAATTATTGCCATTTATTCGGGTCATCAGTGGGTGGATGTCAATGGAGAACAGCAGGATTACAATGTCGCAGTTCGAATTACTCCCCTTAAATATGCCCAGATATGTCTCTGGATAAATGGGAATGAGAACTGTGCCCAGGGGTGA